In Lycium ferocissimum isolate CSIRO_LF1 chromosome 11, AGI_CSIRO_Lferr_CH_V1, whole genome shotgun sequence, a single genomic region encodes these proteins:
- the LOC132037379 gene encoding uncharacterized protein LOC132037379, whose protein sequence is MLIICQKVDAQNFKTLAIVRPPSPLVGRYKHHLGVQDHKILARLKAHLTKEEDDMIMRLVECSREQQIPPAFINENKKMLAKTCLLHKNEGVLWEGKIMRKNSNFFICEGDWPQFVVYHKLKPEDILLFLLVDKSTFLVMPYTKKMVEAFTGCNL, encoded by the exons ATGCTCATCATTTGCCAAAAGGTTGATGCCCAGAATTTCAAAACCTTGGCGATCGTACGGCCTCCTTCTCCACTGGTCGGGCGTTATAAGCATCACTTGGGGGTTCAAGACCATAAGATACTAGCTAGGCTCAAGGCTCATCTCACCAAAGAggaggatgatatgatcatGCGACTTGTTGAGTGTTCTAGGGAACAG CAAATTCCGCCTGCTTTCATCAATGAAAACAAGAAGATGCTGGCGAAGACCTGCTTACTGCACAAGAATGAAGGGGTGTTGTGGGAAGGAAAGATAATGAGAAAGAATTCCAATTTCTTCATCTGTGAAGGAGACTGGCCACAGTTTGTGGTCTATCACAAACTGAAGCCAGAGGACATCTTGCTCTTCTTACTTGTTGACAAATCGACGTTCCTAGTCATGCCCTACACCAAAAAAATGGTAGAAGCTTTCACGGGATGCAACCTTTGA
- the LOC132037202 gene encoding uncharacterized protein LOC132037202, with protein MEIKIYGLDEEQHEWIAVHTLGDRILFAGDDCCFSVSSLDFGNQCRGNCVNYSNGGIIVDILGELPPKFYDDDFEDDMYCGCCSINDDDDVYGPIPVDVGVKLSSNDGKIDKNDLGSKSSGGLSEKLKLRYKGLQGHNTGVFTIQDCKLGSLLSHREYGDIFWPPPSWLNSESSLDAHKKDAFTSR; from the exons ATGGAAATTAAAATATACGGGCTTGATGAAGAACAACATGAGTGGATTGCAGTGCATACATTGGGTGATCGAATTTTATTTGCTGGTGATGACTGTTGTTTCTCTGTTTCTTCACTAGATTTTGGCAACCAATGTAGAGGAAACTGCGTTAACTATTCAAATGGAGGTATAATTGTGGACATCTTGGGGGAGTTACCACCAAAGTTCTATGACGACGACTTTGAAGATGATATGTACTGTGGTTGTTGTAGtattaatgatgatgatgatgtttatggTCCAATTCCTGTTGATGTTGGTGTTAAACTTAGCAGCAATGATGGCAAGATTGACAAGAATGACCTTGGTAGCAAATCATCTGGTGGTCTTAGCGAGAAACTGAAACTTAGATATAAAGGATTACAGGGTCATAACACCGGTGTCTTTACCATACAAGACTGTAAGCTTGGGTCATTGTTATCGCACCGTGAATATGGAGATATTTTCTGGCCACCACCATCTTGGCTTAATTCTGAGTCGTCTTTAGACGCGCACAA GAAAGATGCGTTCACTAGCAggtaa
- the LOC132037300 gene encoding uncharacterized protein LOC132037300 isoform X1 translates to MLVDPDEHPSFYKLLFKEGFADKILMPPAFIKENKNMLSKTCLLKTDEGVVWEAKIVREKSDFFICKGDWPKFVEYHKLKLGNILFFFLIDKSTFQVLPYKQIRSRNLLGRQVFEELSSCSKEEEEEEEEDREVEGEEEGEEEREVEGEETPRKAKKRKRHAIQLSYNSVEESDDSSSGSKDGESPRYSHSVMPPKKIQPSRTEKQPSRGKGQTGPSQAAPPAKRKTAATMISFTDGSSSQSEEEGTDTSQAAVYAKIRRKKADDEARFSLPGSKDKLIAGKIKQSLNEEKKLSLNGLKDNFPVLLENIKKRGWMCFTESPGYYCEVLVWEFYAAYAAKSGKKREYLQSVLVRGTKVDCSSSKINSVYFKESPNKTNEYDERLRNKENEREWVVSAIAQRTLTPLWINPKHKIIKKDLNVEAKYWLNFVSCRLQPSKNETDIQTEKAILIASIMSGYPVNMGLIIFREIGDRARRERTSLPFPCLITALCKEAGFPAIPRRDRMVEASVDIDITRIKDQNDKEKTRSSTSVKVELIEI, encoded by the exons ATGCTAGTGGATCCCGACGAGCATCCATCATTTTACAAGCTTTTGTTTAAAGAAGGTTTTGCGGATAAAATa CTAATGCCGCCGGCCTTCATCAAAGAAAACAAGAATATGTTGTCAAAGACCTGCTTATTGAAAACGGATGAAGGGGTAGTCTGGGAAGCAAAGATAGTGAGGGAGAAGTCCGATTTCTTCATATGTAAAGGAGACTGGCCAAAGTTTGTGGAGTATCACAAACTGAAACTGGGGAAcatcttgttcttctttctcaTTGATAAATCAACGTTCCAAGTTTTGCCCTATAAACAGATACGCTCTAGGAACCTTCTTGGGAGGCAAGTATTTGAGGAACTCAGCAGTTGCTcgaaagaggaagaggaagaggaagaggaagataGAGAAGTAGAGGGAGAGGAAgagggagaggaagagagagaagtaGAGGGAGAGGAAACCCCAAGAAAAGCAAAGAAACGTAAAAGGCACGCGATACAATTATCATATAATTCTGTGGAAGAAAGCGATGACTCATCCAGTGGGTCCAAGGATGGGGAAAGTCCACGGTACTCACATTCAG TTATGCCTCCTAAAAAGATTCAACCGTCCAGAACGGAAAAGCAACCAAGCAGAGGAAAAGGCCAAACAGGGCCATCTCAGGCTGCACCTCCAGCAAAGCGGAAGACTGCAGCAACTATGATATCTTTTACTGATGGTTCTTCCTCCCAGTCTGAAGAGGAGGGGACTGACACATCTCAGGCTGCAGTATATGCAAAGATAAGAAGGAAGAAGGCAGATGATGAAGCGAGGTTCAGTTTGCCGGGCTCTAAAGATAAACTCATAGCTGGCAAGATCAAGCAGAGCttaaatgaagaaaagaagttgagTCTCAACGGCCTAAAGGACAATTTCCCCGTCTTATTGGAGAACATCAAAAAGAGGGGTTGGATGTGCTTCACTGAGTCACCAGGGTACTACTGTGAGGTCTTGGTGTGGGAATTTTATGCGGCCTATGCTGCCAAATCGGGTAAGAAGAGGGAGTATCTCCAGAGTGTGCTAGTCCGAGGCACCAAGGTTGATTGTAGTAGCTCCAAGATCAATTCTGTCTACTTTAAAGAATCGCCCAACAAAACAAATGAATATGATGAAAGGCTCCGAAACAAAGAGAATGAGCGTGAATGGGTGGTTTCGGCGATAGCTCAACGCACACTGACACCACTATGGATAAATCCTAAGCACAAAATTATCAAGAAGGACCTGAATGTTGAAGCCAAATATTGGCTCAACTTTGTGAGTTGTCGGCTGCAACCTTCAAAGAACGAAACAGATATTCAGACTGAGAAGGCCATTCTTATTGCCTCGATCATGTCAGGATACCCCGTTAATATGGGATTGATTATATTTCGAGAAATTGGAGACCGAGCAAGAAGAGAACGTACCTCTTTGCCATTTCCTTGCCTCATTACTGCACTTTGCAAAGAAGCTGGGTTTCCCGCAATCCCGAGACGAGATCGCATGGTTGAGGCATCTGTGGATATTGACATCACCAGGATCAAGGACCAAAATGATAAAGAGAAGACTCGATCATCAACAAGTGTGAAGGTCGAGCTTATAGAAATATAG
- the LOC132037300 gene encoding uncharacterized protein LOC132037300 isoform X2 has product MLVDPDEHPSFYKLLFKEGFADKILMPPAFIKENKNMLSKTCLLKTDEGVVWEAKIVREKSDFFICKGDWPKFVEYHKLKLGNILFFFLIDKSTFQVLPYKQIRSRNLLGRQVFEELSSCSKEEEEEEEEDREREVEGEETPRKAKKRKRHAIQLSYNSVEESDDSSSGSKDGESPRYSHSVMPPKKIQPSRTEKQPSRGKGQTGPSQAAPPAKRKTAATMISFTDGSSSQSEEEGTDTSQAAVYAKIRRKKADDEARFSLPGSKDKLIAGKIKQSLNEEKKLSLNGLKDNFPVLLENIKKRGWMCFTESPGYYCEVLVWEFYAAYAAKSGKKREYLQSVLVRGTKVDCSSSKINSVYFKESPNKTNEYDERLRNKENEREWVVSAIAQRTLTPLWINPKHKIIKKDLNVEAKYWLNFVSCRLQPSKNETDIQTEKAILIASIMSGYPVNMGLIIFREIGDRARRERTSLPFPCLITALCKEAGFPAIPRRDRMVEASVDIDITRIKDQNDKEKTRSSTSVKVELIEI; this is encoded by the exons ATGCTAGTGGATCCCGACGAGCATCCATCATTTTACAAGCTTTTGTTTAAAGAAGGTTTTGCGGATAAAATa CTAATGCCGCCGGCCTTCATCAAAGAAAACAAGAATATGTTGTCAAAGACCTGCTTATTGAAAACGGATGAAGGGGTAGTCTGGGAAGCAAAGATAGTGAGGGAGAAGTCCGATTTCTTCATATGTAAAGGAGACTGGCCAAAGTTTGTGGAGTATCACAAACTGAAACTGGGGAAcatcttgttcttctttctcaTTGATAAATCAACGTTCCAAGTTTTGCCCTATAAACAGATACGCTCTAGGAACCTTCTTGGGAGGCAAGTATTTGAGGAACTCAGCAGTTGCTcgaaagaggaagaggaagaggaagaggaagataGAGAA agagaagtaGAGGGAGAGGAAACCCCAAGAAAAGCAAAGAAACGTAAAAGGCACGCGATACAATTATCATATAATTCTGTGGAAGAAAGCGATGACTCATCCAGTGGGTCCAAGGATGGGGAAAGTCCACGGTACTCACATTCAG TTATGCCTCCTAAAAAGATTCAACCGTCCAGAACGGAAAAGCAACCAAGCAGAGGAAAAGGCCAAACAGGGCCATCTCAGGCTGCACCTCCAGCAAAGCGGAAGACTGCAGCAACTATGATATCTTTTACTGATGGTTCTTCCTCCCAGTCTGAAGAGGAGGGGACTGACACATCTCAGGCTGCAGTATATGCAAAGATAAGAAGGAAGAAGGCAGATGATGAAGCGAGGTTCAGTTTGCCGGGCTCTAAAGATAAACTCATAGCTGGCAAGATCAAGCAGAGCttaaatgaagaaaagaagttgagTCTCAACGGCCTAAAGGACAATTTCCCCGTCTTATTGGAGAACATCAAAAAGAGGGGTTGGATGTGCTTCACTGAGTCACCAGGGTACTACTGTGAGGTCTTGGTGTGGGAATTTTATGCGGCCTATGCTGCCAAATCGGGTAAGAAGAGGGAGTATCTCCAGAGTGTGCTAGTCCGAGGCACCAAGGTTGATTGTAGTAGCTCCAAGATCAATTCTGTCTACTTTAAAGAATCGCCCAACAAAACAAATGAATATGATGAAAGGCTCCGAAACAAAGAGAATGAGCGTGAATGGGTGGTTTCGGCGATAGCTCAACGCACACTGACACCACTATGGATAAATCCTAAGCACAAAATTATCAAGAAGGACCTGAATGTTGAAGCCAAATATTGGCTCAACTTTGTGAGTTGTCGGCTGCAACCTTCAAAGAACGAAACAGATATTCAGACTGAGAAGGCCATTCTTATTGCCTCGATCATGTCAGGATACCCCGTTAATATGGGATTGATTATATTTCGAGAAATTGGAGACCGAGCAAGAAGAGAACGTACCTCTTTGCCATTTCCTTGCCTCATTACTGCACTTTGCAAAGAAGCTGGGTTTCCCGCAATCCCGAGACGAGATCGCATGGTTGAGGCATCTGTGGATATTGACATCACCAGGATCAAGGACCAAAATGATAAAGAGAAGACTCGATCATCAACAAGTGTGAAGGTCGAGCTTATAGAAATATAG